AGTTACCATTACGGCCTGCTGTGGCAAGATTAAATTTCTTAATCATAAAGTTCGCGATAAAGAACATAGCAACGGCAAATAGGATAGATACCCAAATAAAGTTGATTACATCCATACCAATGCCAGCTTTAATCGCCATTGGTGTACGCGTTAAGAACTCAATGTTACCGAAGGAATGCACACGTAAGTCCACGATATCTGCCATTGCGAAAGCACAACCTTGTACTAAGGCATAAACAATATAAAGCGGTAATGCGACAAACATAAACATGTATTCGATTGGCTCTGTTACGCCTGTTAAGAACACGGCAAGTGCAGATGAAAGGAAAATACCTTTATAAAGTTTTTTCTTATCTTCATCTACGTTGATATACATCGCGAGTGTCAAGCCCATTAAGATACCAGTTGAACCAATCATTTGTCCTACTTTGAAGCGAGCAGGTGTCACAGTTGAAAGAAGTTCGTTATATTGCGTTAAATTACCTGCATCTTTAAGGTTGATTAAGTCAGTCACCCAGGCAAGCCAAAGTGGATCTTGACCAAATACTTGTTTACCTTGTTGTGCACCAGTTAAGAACTCATAAGTACCGCCTAATGAAGTGTAGTTCATTGGGATGGTCAACATGTGGTGTAAACCAAATGGAAGCAATAGACGCTCTAAGGTACCGTAAATAAATGGTGCTAAAATTGGCGCTGAGTTTTGTGAGTTAGCAATCCATTGACCGAAATGATTAATTCCTGTTTGAACTAAAGGCCAGAATAATGATAGGAAGATCGCCACTAATACAGAACGATAAATGACGACGAAAGGAACAAAGCGTTTACCATTAAAGAAAGTGAGTACTTCAGGCAATTTACGGAAATTGTAGTAACGGTTAAAAGTTGTTGCACCCACAAAACCGGCGATAATACCAACGAACACACCCATATTTAACGCAGGTTGCCCAAGCACATTCACAAAGTAATTCGCCACAGGAATTTCACCGGCCAATACTGTACTTACATGTGCATTTGGATCCGCTAGCATTTCAAGTTTCACACCGAAAAAGTTACCGGTAATTAAGTTAATTAAAATGAAAGCCAGGCCTGCTGCAAATGCCCCACCCGCACGCTCATTTGCCCAGCTACCACCAATCGCTAAAGCAAATAACAAATGAAGGTTACCAATAATCCCCCAACCAATTTGGGCGATAATGTTTCCGACAAGCGCTAGCCATTCTGCGTCACTAATCAAAGGCAGTGAGTTACCAATACTCACCATTAAACCCGCTGCTGGCATAACGGCAATCACAACCATTAGGCATTTACCGAATTTTTGCCAAAACTCAAAACTGAGTAGTTTTTTCATATCAATCCTCCTACAAGATGAGATCTACTTCTACGCCAAAATGGTCGGAAACAATCGGTTTATTTTTGCCATTAAAAATAACCTGATTGGATAAAACCCTTTTTGCTTGGTTTAAAAAAATATAATCTAACCGCTTTTCTTGACTATGGCCTTTCCAGCCGTCAATCGCTTTCTCTACAGTGATGCCGCTATCCTTCTGCTCTGCCATTTCAAAAGTATCGAATAAGCCTAAGGATTTAATTTGCTGATAAGCTTTCTGATCGCTTATTGCATCGGTATTGAAATCCCCCATCAGAATTTTAAGATTCGCACTTTGACTTCGCTCTACAATATAACGAACATTATCGAGTTGGTTTTCCCCATCACAATTTGGCAAATTGATATGGCAAGAATAACATTCAATTAACTGACCTTGATATTCTACCGTCAAACCAATGATTTTACGCGAGAGAATCGAGTCAAGACGTTGGTGTTGGCTACAATAAAACGCATCAACATCATAAACAGGCAAACGGGTTAAAAACGCAATACCTTCATCATATTTATCATAACCAATATGCGAATTGCTCCAAAAAAGCGAGTATTTCTGTGCAACGCGTTGATTGATTTTATTTAACAGAATGACACCATAGTTATCTTGCTTTAACGTTGGCGAAATAGCAGGAGCCGACATCAATTGATTCACCTCTTGTAAGGCAATAATGTCATAGTCCTTTTCCACAATAGTATCAGCAAGAATCTCTATTTTTTCCGCTTGGTTAGCTTCTAACCAAGCGTGTACATTCAGGGTAAGTAGTTTCATTGCTTCCCCCCTTAGCCCTCACAATGCCAAATGTCTGCATTATATTGAGCGATCGTGCGGTCAGATGAGAAGAAGCCCGCTTTGGCGATATTGTGAACGACTTTCTCATTCCAACTATCTTGATCTTCATAATCGGCTAAGATTTGTTCTTTCGCTTCAACATAAGCATTAAAGTCGATTAACGTCATAAACCAGTCTTTATTCAATAATTCGTTATAAAGACGTTCTAAACGTGTTTTATTGCCTAATTTCACTACTGCAGGATTCAGAATAAAATCGACCGCTCTTTTAATATCTTTGTCGTTTTCATAATACTCTTTTGAAACATAACCTGCTGTTTCATAAAGTTTAATAATGCTTTCTGAATCTTTACCGAATGTATAGATATTTTCAGCGCCGGCTAATTCTGCAATCTCAACATTGGCGCCATCCATCGTACCTAATGTTAACGCCCCATTAAGCATAAATTTCATATTCCCTGTACCAGAAGCTTCTTTAGAGGCAAGTGAAATTTGTTCTGAAATATCGGTTGCTGGAATCAGTTTTTCCGCCACGCTCACATTATAGTTTTCCACTAAATGGACGTTTAAATACTTGTTCACTTTAGGATCATTATTGATTAACTCAGATAAGCAA
This portion of the Haemophilus parainfluenzae T3T1 genome encodes:
- a CDS encoding endonuclease/exonuclease/phosphatase family protein; amino-acid sequence: MKLLTLNVHAWLEANQAEKIEILADTIVEKDYDIIALQEVNQLMSAPAISPTLKQDNYGVILLNKINQRVAQKYSLFWSNSHIGYDKYDEGIAFLTRLPVYDVDAFYCSQHQRLDSILSRKIIGLTVEYQGQLIECYSCHINLPNCDGENQLDNVRYIVERSQSANLKILMGDFNTDAISDQKAYQQIKSLGLFDTFEMAEQKDSGITVEKAIDGWKGHSQEKRLDYIFLNQAKRVLSNQVIFNGKNKPIVSDHFGVEVDLIL
- a CDS encoding PTS transporter subunit IIBC; this translates as MKKLLSFEFWQKFGKCLMVVIAVMPAAGLMVSIGNSLPLISDAEWLALVGNIIAQIGWGIIGNLHLLFALAIGGSWANERAGGAFAAGLAFILINLITGNFFGVKLEMLADPNAHVSTVLAGEIPVANYFVNVLGQPALNMGVFVGIIAGFVGATTFNRYYNFRKLPEVLTFFNGKRFVPFVVIYRSVLVAIFLSLFWPLVQTGINHFGQWIANSQNSAPILAPFIYGTLERLLLPFGLHHMLTIPMNYTSLGGTYEFLTGAQQGKQVFGQDPLWLAWVTDLINLKDAGNLTQYNELLSTVTPARFKVGQMIGSTGILMGLTLAMYINVDEDKKKLYKGIFLSSALAVFLTGVTEPIEYMFMFVALPLYIVYALVQGCAFAMADIVDLRVHSFGNIEFLTRTPMAIKAGIGMDVINFIWVSILFAVAMFFIANFMIKKFNLATAGRNGNYDAKGSDEASSNEPKVADASAQVIQIINLLGGRNNIADVDACMTRLRITVHNPDLVGDEASWKQAGAMGFIVKGSGIQAIYGPKADVLKSDIQDVLSSGVEIPKM